A genomic window from Sphingobacteriales bacterium includes:
- a CDS encoding DUF11 domain-containing protein, whose translation MLADLSLDKSVNATTVGVGENFVYTLVVTNDGPSAATGVEVTDQLPAEVQYVSADGTYNATTGIWTVGNVAVGESKTLNITVKMLVEADGIVNYAEITNSDQPDTDSETQ comes from the coding sequence GTGCTCGCCGACTTATCATTGGATAAATCGGTAAATGCAACAACCGTAGGTGTTGGCGAAAACTTTGTTTATACTTTGGTAGTGACCAACGATGGTCCTTCCGCTGCAACAGGCGTGGAAGTAACCGACCAATTACCTGCCGAAGTACAATATGTAAGTGCTGACGGTACTTACAATGCTACTACAGGCATTTGGACAGTTGGAAACGTAGCCGTAGGAGAATCTAAAACATTGAACATCACTGTAAAAATGTTGGTAGAAGCTGACGGTATCGTAAACTATGCCGAAATTACCAACTCCGACCAACCGGACACAGACTCAGAAACCCAATAA
- a CDS encoding DUF11 domain-containing protein, giving the protein MMTTKLLLVVSPPLELDKVVDKSIVNLGDTVRFTILENNGGANATGVTVLD; this is encoded by the coding sequence ATGATGACGACCAAGTTATTATTGGTGGTATCGCCGCCATTGGAATTGGATAAAGTAGTAGATAAGTCAATAGTAAACTTAGGTGATACCGTTCGTTTTACTATTTTAGAAAATAACGGTGGTGCCAATGCTACCGGAGTTACAGTACTTGAC